The following are from one region of the Cetobacterium somerae genome:
- the galE gene encoding UDP-glucose 4-epimerase GalE yields the protein MKNILVTGGAGYIGSHAVVELLDSGYNVIVLDNLENGYIELVDKRAKFYQGDIRDINSFENIFEENKIDAVMNFAGYIKVGESVFEPNKYYLNNTYGVMNVVEVMRKYNVKNIIFSSTAAVYGEVKCDGLVYEDYPTAPINPYGASKLMAERVIIDAAKAYGINYSIFRYFNVGGAHEKYHIGQKGDGVTALIPIILQAAKGEREKLSIYGDDYPTKDGTGIRDYIHVVDLVRAHIAALPALDKNISGIYNLGNGNGFSVLEMLNAAKKVTNVDIKSEVVEKREGDPASVVAASEKARDVLGWKPEYTDVEKIIETAWNWYRSL from the coding sequence ATGAAAAATATATTAGTTACTGGTGGCGCGGGTTATATAGGAAGTCACGCAGTGGTAGAATTATTAGATTCAGGGTATAATGTTATTGTTTTAGACAATTTAGAAAATGGATATATAGAATTAGTTGATAAGAGAGCAAAGTTTTATCAAGGAGATATAAGAGATATAAATTCCTTTGAAAATATTTTTGAAGAAAATAAAATAGATGCGGTAATGAATTTTGCAGGTTATATAAAAGTTGGTGAAAGTGTTTTTGAACCAAATAAATATTATCTTAATAATACTTATGGAGTTATGAATGTAGTTGAAGTTATGAGAAAATATAATGTAAAAAATATAATTTTTTCATCAACTGCTGCAGTTTATGGTGAAGTTAAATGCGATGGGCTAGTATATGAAGATTATCCAACGGCTCCAATAAACCCATATGGAGCTAGTAAATTAATGGCTGAAAGAGTTATAATAGATGCAGCAAAAGCTTATGGAATAAATTATTCTATATTTAGATATTTTAATGTTGGAGGAGCTCATGAAAAATATCATATAGGACAAAAAGGTGATGGTGTAACAGCTTTAATTCCAATAATTTTACAGGCAGCAAAAGGAGAAAGAGAAAAATTAAGTATTTATGGAGATGATTATCCAACAAAAGATGGGACTGGTATAAGAGATTATATTCATGTAGTTGACTTAGTAAGAGCACATATTGCTGCTTTACCAGCATTAGATAAAAATATCAGTGGAATTTATAACTTAGGAAATGGGAATGGATTTTCAGTTTTAGAGATGCTGAATGCAGCTAAAAAGGTTACAAATGTTGATATAAAATCAGAGGTAGTTGAAAAAAGAGAAGGGGATCCAGCATCAGTAGTAGCAGCTAGCGAAAAAGCAAGAGATGTATTAGGATGGAAGCCTGAGTATACAGATGTTGAAAAAATAATTGAAACAGCTTGGAATTGGTATAGAAGTCTTTAG